The window AAATTTCTGGCCGGTGAAGAATCAGCTGGAGTTGGTGAAGCGGTTTGCCGCAGAACCGCTGGATGTTGCCCGGAACTGGCGTCTGGTGTTGGCCGGGGCTGCGTTGCCCTGGGAGAGGGAATCGCGCTATTTTGAAGAATGCTGGGCAATAGCCGACAGTGATCCGCGTATTCGCATTCTTGGCCCCCTGCCGCCCCGGCAGGCCACGGCCCTTATCAGGGATGCCGACATGCTGCTGGTGCCCTCTCTGGGGGAAAGTGCAGGGCCGCTGGTTGTTCTGGAGGCCATGGCGTTGTCTGTGCCGTGGATAGCCACGCCGCAGTGCAATGCCGTGTACGATGAGGGCGGAGGCATCATAACCGAGCTGGATTCCTTCCCGCAGGCAGTGCAACGCCTGTTGGAGCAGCCCGATTTGGCACGGGAGCTGGGAAGGAACGGTAGGGAACACTGGGAGCGCTGTTTCCGGTGGGACTCCGTTGCGCCTGTTTTTGATGCATTGCTCAAGGGCGTTCCCGTTGCGGGAAGTGCAATGCCCGAAGTCTTGCGGGTGCAGCAGGCAGAGCTGGTGCGGCGGCTGCTGCCGGAGTCGGGGCGCGGCTAGCGGGAGACCGGCGAAGACCGGAGCAAGCCCTTGCCGCGGCCTGAATCGGCCTCCAACGGAACATGCCGTTCAGGGTTGCAAAAACGGCACAATCCGGCACCGCCTGCCAGACAGGCACATGCCGGAAAGACCGGAAGGGGGGGCTGCTCCTGATTACCCTGCAGTTCTGAAGCTGTTCTGGGCAGATACCCAATCTTCTTCAAAATCCACTTCAATGCATTTGTGCATCGAGATGTCGACGGGCCGGAACTTGATATTGTCGGCTATGATGATCTCCATGCCTTTTTCGAAATAATCGTTTTCTTCACACGTACGCAGGCCTTCCACAAAACGCGGCAGGTCATCTTTGCGAATGAAGTTGATGCCTACGGCTTCGCCTGCGGCATCCTCCACCTGTTTGGAGATGGCGGATATGAAGCCCTGATCGTTCAGGGTGTATTTCACCTCTTCCTCTCCGCACTTCTTGGTGTCCACGCAGATGAGGTTGTGTGCGGTGGCTCCAAGCACCTCTTTCAGGATGACCTTGTCGAAAACTACGTCTCCGTTCATCCAGAGAATGTCGTCATCCAGATTCTCAATGGCGCAGAGCAGGCTTTTGGACGTGTTGGTCAGGTAATAGTTGGGATTGTACTTGTAGTATACTTCGGGAAAGTGCTCCATGATCAACGTCATCTTGAAGCCTACAACGATAACTATCTCGTGTATTCCCAGTTCCTTGAGGATGCGTATCTGCCTGCCCAGAATGGTTTCCCCGTAAGGCAGTACAGAGAGTGATTTCGGAAAGGGCCTGCTGAGCCTGCTGCCAATTCCTGCTGCAAGAATGACTGCTTTCATGGTGCACATCCATTGTTAAAGGTATGTGGAAATGATGTGTTCCGCCAGCCTCTTTGCAGAATTTCCATCAATGTTGCTGAACGACAATTCTTTCAGCTTATTTCGGTCATTTGCAAAGGAATCGTTGTTGTTTACTACGATGTTTTCAATTGCGCTGTACAGTTCATCCTGGGTCGTTGCCTTGTGTCCAGGGGTCATTGTGTCAAAGTCGAACAGCAGCTCCCTGTTTACCGCCATGTACTTGGCAAGGTCATACGCATAGAAGATTATTGGCCTGTCAACATGCAGGAAGTCGAAGTAGATGGAAGAGTAGTCGGTGATCAAGGCGTCGCAGAGAGGGAGCAGGGGGTATGCGTCGCTTTGCGGTGAAACCATGATGACATTGGGTGGCAGCGTTCCGGTTTTGACGGGAATGTACGGGTGGAACTTGCACAGGAAGGCAACGTTGTGTTGCTGGCAGAAATGCGAAAGCCGCATGATGTCTATTGCGCCGTCCTCAAACGGACCGCCGCCATTGTCCCTGAATGTGGGCATGTAGAACACTGTCTTGCCGCCCTGTTTGCGGAAGCGGACCAGCTCACCGTACAGGTTGCTGTCGGTGTTGATCATATCAAGCTTGGAAGGGCGTCTGTGCAGCACATCATTGCGGGGGTAGCCGGATTCAACGAACGCATCGGCCTTGAATGCCCGTGCAAAGGCGTTTTCGGTAAAAAAGGGCGATGTGGAAACGACCGTATCGTATCCTGAATAGGAAAAGGTAAGGTGCGCTGCCTTGGCGGGATTCATGTTCACCGTGGATTCGATTTCCGGGAACCCGATGGCCTTCAGCGGTATGCCGTGCCACAGCTGAATGGATACGGCCTGCTCCGTGAGCGCCCAGAGAAATTCCTGATTCTTCCAACTGAAATCGTCACATATGACAAGGCCTGCTTTGGCCATGAGCGCGGGCGCTTCCGGTTCATTCACCCAAACGGCGGGCAACCCTTGCGCGTGTAGGGAGGCAGCTTCCTTTTTATCAAAGGAAATAAAGTAGCATTCCAACTGGGGCTGGTGCTGAACGCAGTGCAGGAAGAAGTATTTGACGTTGTCGATGAACGAGCCGCCAGCCCGGCCAAAGAAGATCGCAAGATTCTTCTGCTTGGGGATGGAAGCCACCACTTCCTTCAGTCTGGTAATTTCGTGTTGTTCCATTGCAGGCATTGTCCAGTCGTAAAATGAATGGGAACTGTTTTCTGACTTGTACTGGGGTATTCAAATTGGATGCCAACTGCAAGGCGTAAGGCATATGCAGTTTAAAAAGGAGAAAAAGGAAGAGGGGACGCATGGTTGCGCTAGTCCTTAGTGGGGCGTGCTTCTCTGTACTATGGCTGTGAGGGGATTTGCAGGGGCTCAGAAGTGGTGCGGTTCATTTTTTTGACGGCACGTTGGGGAGGCTGTTTTGACGGCAAGGCCTCCATTTATGCACCGAAAGCACTTGTTTTCAATTTGGTGATGTATTTTCGTCTTCCTTCAGCTCGGTTTTAACCAGGCACAATCTTTGCAAATGTTTTCGTCTGGAGGACGGAGAGCCAAAATAACGTATGCTCCCCGCAGCCTTGTATTTAGTAAAGTCTTGATGGTTTGTAATTGTACCGTCTTGTTTTTGGGGAAGATGCTATGGGTAGA is drawn from Desulfovibrio mangrovi and contains these coding sequences:
- a CDS encoding phosphocholine cytidylyltransferase family protein yields the protein MKAVILAAGIGSRLSRPFPKSLSVLPYGETILGRQIRILKELGIHEIVIVVGFKMTLIMEHFPEVYYKYNPNYYLTNTSKSLLCAIENLDDDILWMNGDVVFDKVILKEVLGATAHNLICVDTKKCGEEEVKYTLNDQGFISAISKQVEDAAGEAVGINFIRKDDLPRFVEGLRTCEENDYFEKGMEIIIADNIKFRPVDISMHKCIEVDFEEDWVSAQNSFRTAG
- a CDS encoding CDP-glycerol glycerophosphotransferase family protein, which gives rise to MEQHEITRLKEVVASIPKQKNLAIFFGRAGGSFIDNVKYFFLHCVQHQPQLECYFISFDKKEAASLHAQGLPAVWVNEPEAPALMAKAGLVICDDFSWKNQEFLWALTEQAVSIQLWHGIPLKAIGFPEIESTVNMNPAKAAHLTFSYSGYDTVVSTSPFFTENAFARAFKADAFVESGYPRNDVLHRRPSKLDMINTDSNLYGELVRFRKQGGKTVFYMPTFRDNGGGPFEDGAIDIMRLSHFCQQHNVAFLCKFHPYIPVKTGTLPPNVIMVSPQSDAYPLLPLCDALITDYSSIYFDFLHVDRPIIFYAYDLAKYMAVNRELLFDFDTMTPGHKATTQDELYSAIENIVVNNNDSFANDRNKLKELSFSNIDGNSAKRLAEHIISTYL